One Pontibacillus yanchengensis DNA window includes the following coding sequences:
- a CDS encoding sugar ABC transporter permease has translation MTPKTVPYLFILPAITFFLIFTVYPVISSLLLSFQKKVGSSYEFAGLENYIRLFQDELFYKALGNTFLILIVQVPIQLFLAVVIAVALNSKMVKAKAFFRVAFFMPAITALVAASIIFMIMLDQNYGLINYLLSLVGIDAIPWLSDPFWAKVSLMAVITWRWTGYNMVIFLAGLQNIPLSLYEAAEMDGASKIRQFFHITIPQLKPIFLFTFVLSTIGTLQLFDEPYTLTSGGPNNATLTITLYLYQNGFRYFDFGYASAIAYVLVLIIGVLSWIQMKMAGEDE, from the coding sequence ATTACTCCGAAAACAGTACCATACTTATTTATCTTACCAGCTATTACGTTCTTTTTAATCTTTACGGTTTATCCAGTAATTTCATCGTTACTCTTAAGTTTTCAAAAGAAAGTGGGTTCTTCGTATGAGTTTGCTGGATTAGAAAACTATATTAGATTGTTCCAAGATGAATTGTTCTACAAAGCACTTGGTAACACGTTTTTAATTTTAATCGTTCAGGTACCTATTCAATTATTCTTAGCAGTAGTCATTGCTGTAGCTTTGAATTCAAAGATGGTGAAAGCGAAAGCATTTTTCCGAGTGGCGTTTTTCATGCCAGCGATTACAGCACTTGTGGCTGCTTCCATCATTTTTATGATTATGCTCGATCAAAACTATGGCCTAATTAACTACTTATTATCACTTGTTGGAATTGATGCTATTCCATGGTTAAGTGACCCTTTTTGGGCGAAGGTTTCTCTAATGGCAGTTATTACATGGCGTTGGACCGGTTACAATATGGTTATTTTCTTAGCTGGATTGCAAAATATTCCACTTTCTCTTTATGAAGCGGCAGAAATGGATGGAGCGAGTAAAATTCGACAGTTCTTCCATATTACGATACCTCAGTTAAAGCCAATCTTCTTATTTACCTTTGTGTTATCAACCATTGGTACGTTGCAGTTATTTGATGAACCATACACATTAACCTCAGGTGGACCAAATAACGCTACTTTAACGATTACATTATATTTATATCAAAACGGATTTAGGTATTTTGACTTCGGTTATGCATCAGCAATTGCTTACGTACTCGTACTAATCATTGGTGTCCTTTCTTGGATCCAAATGAAAATGGCAGGTGAAGATGAATAA
- a CDS encoding ABC transporter substrate-binding protein gives MKKWLMVVLAIGLCLGVLGACSNSESSGSSSDEGEGEGSSKPSGELTIWGWNVAAQSMELAVEGFKEKYPDVEINVEDIGRLDVYEKLTVGLASGGSGLPDIVLVESDRISNYVNKFPEGFVNLSEMGYDEHASKFGEYKTSVTQNKDGEFVAAPWDIGPTGVFYRTDIFKEAGVKPEDIKTWDDYVKAGETIKEKTDKKMLPIDIANDDAVYRMMLNQQGSYYFNEEGNIAVNNEASQKAFNVISDLHSKDLVLNNDGWNGLVSATVNGEIATVPFGVWYTGTIKDQAPDLSGKWGVFQLPAFEEGGNRAANLGGSDLMIPSSTENKEAAYAFVEYFTTQKEPQMKALKEKGIFPSLTSTYEDEFFTNESEYFANQNIYKMFSEEVENIPAANYTSDYSRAFKVMTDTQASILLDGTSIEEAVKNAADKLNSATDREVE, from the coding sequence TTGAAAAAATGGTTGATGGTTGTGCTTGCTATTGGGCTTTGTCTAGGGGTTCTTGGAGCATGTTCAAACAGTGAGTCATCAGGGTCATCAAGTGATGAGGGAGAAGGCGAAGGTAGTTCTAAGCCGTCAGGAGAACTGACGATTTGGGGTTGGAACGTTGCAGCACAGTCAATGGAACTTGCAGTAGAAGGGTTTAAGGAAAAGTATCCTGATGTAGAAATTAACGTTGAAGACATTGGTCGATTAGATGTGTATGAGAAGTTAACAGTAGGATTAGCTTCTGGTGGAAGCGGACTTCCAGATATCGTCCTAGTAGAATCGGATCGAATTTCGAACTATGTAAACAAATTCCCAGAAGGATTTGTCAATCTTTCTGAAATGGGATATGACGAACACGCATCTAAATTTGGAGAATACAAAACATCTGTAACCCAAAATAAAGATGGCGAATTTGTTGCAGCACCTTGGGATATTGGTCCAACTGGGGTATTCTATAGAACCGATATCTTTAAAGAAGCAGGTGTGAAACCTGAGGACATAAAAACATGGGATGACTACGTAAAAGCCGGGGAAACCATTAAGGAAAAGACAGATAAGAAGATGTTACCAATTGATATTGCTAATGATGATGCAGTATATCGTATGATGTTGAATCAGCAAGGCTCCTATTATTTCAATGAAGAAGGGAATATAGCTGTTAATAATGAAGCTTCTCAGAAAGCATTCAACGTGATAAGTGACCTTCATAGCAAAGACTTGGTTCTGAATAATGACGGTTGGAATGGACTTGTTTCTGCTACTGTAAATGGTGAAATTGCTACCGTCCCATTTGGCGTTTGGTACACAGGAACGATAAAAGATCAAGCACCTGATTTATCAGGTAAATGGGGTGTGTTCCAGTTACCTGCTTTTGAAGAAGGTGGGAACCGTGCGGCTAACCTTGGAGGTTCTGATCTTATGATTCCTTCTTCAACAGAAAACAAAGAAGCAGCGTATGCGTTTGTGGAATACTTTACAACCCAAAAAGAACCACAAATGAAGGCATTGAAAGAAAAAGGAATTTTCCCATCCTTAACATCCACATATGAGGATGAATTCTTTACGAATGAATCAGAGTACTTTGCAAACCAGAATATATATAAGATGTTCTCAGAAGAGGTTGAAAACATTCCAGCAGCGAATTACACATCTGATTATTCCCGTGCATTCAAAGTGATGACAGATACTCAAGCTTCGATTCTACTGGATGGTACTTCTATTGAGGAAGCAGTGAAGAATGCTGCAGATAAACTCAACAGTGCGACAGATAGAGAAGTAGAATAA
- a CDS encoding ROK family transcriptional regulator — protein MSTQYERGSFQLMKSINRSIILNMIREEGPISRAEIAKRTNLTPPTVSNLVKELIQTQFVIETNQGESKGGRKPTYLEINGDHFFVIGIDVGRYHMKFVVTNLFGTVVDRIVLEIKEHPDAEHLLIKMKEGIQTIIDQGTSDHEKYLGIGVGMHGIVDIKEGISLYAPSFQTYNIPIKDELTKEFGMMVKVENDAKTMTLGESWFGNGHEESNIVGVNVGYGIGAGVMIRGELFQGENFIAGEIGHMTIDLSGPKCSCGNYGCLQTLAGGPAIAERAVKELKLGKSSLICNLVEGDLDKVNGEVVYQAALQGDDYSIELLNQTGRYLGIGLTNLIHTINPKRIIVGGGVSKAGDFILKGITETIQQRGLTEEAKNTNIMLSKLGEDSSAIGASVLILSEFFNTKKV, from the coding sequence ATGAGTACACAATATGAACGTGGTAGCTTTCAATTAATGAAATCCATAAATCGCTCGATTATTCTCAATATGATTCGTGAGGAAGGTCCTATTTCTAGAGCTGAAATTGCTAAACGAACCAATTTGACTCCTCCAACAGTAAGTAATCTAGTAAAAGAACTAATTCAAACTCAATTTGTTATTGAAACCAATCAAGGCGAATCGAAAGGTGGCCGTAAACCTACTTACCTTGAAATCAATGGGGATCATTTTTTCGTGATTGGTATCGATGTAGGAAGATATCATATGAAATTCGTCGTAACAAATCTATTTGGGACCGTAGTCGATCGTATCGTACTAGAAATAAAAGAGCATCCAGACGCTGAACATTTATTAATCAAAATGAAAGAAGGCATACAAACCATCATTGATCAGGGAACTTCTGACCATGAAAAATACTTAGGCATTGGCGTTGGTATGCATGGAATTGTCGATATAAAAGAAGGGATATCCTTATACGCTCCTTCTTTTCAAACCTATAACATACCAATTAAGGATGAGTTAACAAAGGAATTCGGCATGATGGTCAAAGTAGAAAATGACGCCAAAACGATGACACTTGGCGAGTCTTGGTTTGGAAATGGGCATGAGGAAAGCAATATTGTAGGAGTTAACGTAGGTTATGGAATTGGTGCAGGTGTGATGATTAGAGGCGAATTATTCCAAGGTGAGAACTTTATTGCCGGTGAAATTGGTCATATGACGATTGACCTTTCTGGTCCGAAATGTAGTTGTGGGAACTATGGCTGTTTACAAACTCTTGCAGGTGGTCCTGCTATTGCAGAACGTGCTGTTAAAGAATTAAAACTTGGTAAGTCCTCCTTAATCTGTAACCTCGTTGAAGGTGATTTAGACAAAGTGAATGGTGAGGTTGTGTACCAGGCTGCTCTTCAAGGTGATGATTATAGTATCGAATTATTAAACCAAACTGGTCGCTATTTAGGCATTGGACTGACAAACCTAATTCATACCATTAATCCAAAAAGAATTATAGTTGGAGGTGGTGTATCAAAAGCAGGCGATTTTATTCTGAAAGGTATCACAGAAACCATTCAACAACGAGGCCTTACAGAAGAAGCGAAAAATACCAACATTATGCTTTCCAAGCTTGGAGAGGACAGTTCTGCCATTGGAGCGAGTGTGCTTATATTGAGTGAGTTTTTTAATACGAAAAAAGTGTAA
- a CDS encoding TetR/AcrR family transcriptional regulator, with amino-acid sequence MSPRAGLNQALIIDKALEIANIEGVEAVTIAILARELNIKSPSLYNHVKSLTEIREAMAIQALTLMEQHLKEATADIENGAARIRALGKAYVRFANYYPGIYEASLSSPDPSSQQVMEAGEGVVTQIKEALSPYPFSEEKMIHAIRGLRSLLHGLVDLHYRGGFNLEVDLKESQEFMVETFIKGL; translated from the coding sequence ATGTCGCCTAGAGCTGGACTCAACCAAGCACTCATCATCGATAAGGCGCTAGAAATCGCCAACATAGAAGGGGTGGAGGCTGTAACAATTGCCATATTGGCAAGAGAATTAAATATTAAGTCACCTTCGTTATATAATCATGTCAAAAGCTTAACTGAAATCAGAGAAGCAATGGCTATCCAAGCACTAACTCTTATGGAACAGCACCTAAAAGAAGCGACTGCTGATATAGAAAATGGTGCAGCAAGGATTCGAGCGTTAGGAAAGGCCTACGTGCGATTTGCTAATTATTATCCAGGCATCTATGAAGCTTCATTATCATCGCCAGATCCATCCTCTCAACAGGTTATGGAGGCTGGGGAAGGGGTTGTCACGCAAATTAAGGAAGCCTTGTCCCCTTACCCATTTTCAGAAGAGAAAATGATTCATGCAATAAGAGGATTAAGGAGTCTACTACACGGCTTGGTAGATTTACATTATCGGGGAGGATTTAATTTGGAAGTTGATTTAAAAGAGTCGCAAGAATTTATGGTAGAAACGTTTATTAAGGGATTATGA